The DNA region GGCGCAGATCGCGTCATGGACGCAGTACGTGCGGCGTCGGCGTGCCGTCGCCGGCGCCGATGTGGACGAACTGGAGGGACACCTCCGCGACCAGGTCGATGACCTCGTCCGTGCCGGCCTGAGCGAGGAGGAGTCGTTCCTGGTCGCGATCCGGCGCATCGGGAGCCTGGACGACGTGTCGCGGGAGTACGCGCGGGAGCATTCCGATCGGCTGTGGAAGCAGCTGGTGATCGAGGACCCGGCCGGACCGGAACGGCGACGGCGTCCGATTCTCCTGGTCGTCGCGCTGGCCGTCGGTGCCGGACTCGCAGTGAAGCTGCCCTCGCTGTTCGGTGTGGCGATCGGCGCAGACCCGGAGTTCTACCTCCGCAACGCGGGCATTCTGGTGCTGCCCTTCCTGGCCGCCTTCTTCCTGTGGACCCGGCGGGCCGCCACGGCGGTGACCATCGTCGTCGCGGCGGCGTTCGCCATGACGGCGGTCATCCTGAACGTCTATCCCTTCGTCCCGGACGGGATGACGGTGTTCCTCGCCTCCGGTCACGCGCTGATCGTCCTGTGGCTGGCGGTAGGGCTGGCGTACACGGGCGGGGTGTGGCGATCCGACACGCTGCGCATGGACTTCATCCGGTTCACCGGGGAGTGGGTCGTCTACTACACCCTCATCGCGCTCGGCGGCGCCGTGCTGATCGCGTTGACGCTCGGCGTCTTCGGTGCGATCGGCGTGGACGCCGGCGGAGTCATCCAGGATTGGATCCTTCCGTGCGGCGCAGCCGGGGCGGTGATCGTCGCGGCCGGTCTGGTCGAGGCCAAGCAGAGCGTCATCGAGAACATCGCCCCGGTGCTGACCAAGCTGTTCACCCCGCTGTTCACGCTCATGTTGCTGGCCCTCGTGGTGGCGGCGGTCATGCAGCGCGATCTGCTCGAGACCAGCCGTGACCTGCTCATCCTCTTCGACGTGGTTCTGATCGTCGTGCTGGGGCTGCTGCTGTACTCGCTGTCGGCGCGCGACCCCGAGGCCAGACCGGGATGGTTCGAACGGCTGCAGCTGGTGATGGTATCCAGCGCAATCGTCGTGGACCTGCTCGTCCTGACCGCCATGGTGGCCAGGATCGGTGCGTTCGGGTTCAGTGCCAACAAGGTCGCCTCGCTGGGGCTCAATGTCCTCCTGCTGGTGAACCTCGCGTGGTCGGCCTACCTCCTCACCGGCATCCTCCGCGGCACCGTCCGCCCCGCCCGGCTGGAGAGATGGCAGACCCGGTACCTGCCGGTGTACCTGGGCTGGGCCCTGATCGTCGTGATCGTCTTCCCGCCGGTCTTCGCGTTCGCCTGAGACCCGCCGGCTCCCGGGTGAGGGCGCGCGATTGCGCCTCGGTTAGGCTCGACGCACGACCCGAAACCGCACAGGTGACGGCGTGAGAGGGACAAGCGCATGGCCACGACACCACCCGGCTGGTACGACGACGAACGCGGCGCGCTGCGCTGGTGGGACGGCGCCCAGTGGACCGAGCACGTGCAGACCCCGGATGCCGACCCCACGGCCGCGCCGGACGCCGCCGCC from Microbacterium sp. zg-B185 includes:
- a CDS encoding permease prefix domain 1-containing protein, producing the protein MSVDSESRLEAQIASWTQYVRRRRAVAGADVDELEGHLRDQVDDLVRAGLSEEESFLVAIRRIGSLDDVSREYAREHSDRLWKQLVIEDPAGPERRRRPILLVVALAVGAGLAVKLPSLFGVAIGADPEFYLRNAGILVLPFLAAFFLWTRRAATAVTIVVAAAFAMTAVILNVYPFVPDGMTVFLASGHALIVLWLAVGLAYTGGVWRSDTLRMDFIRFTGEWVVYYTLIALGGAVLIALTLGVFGAIGVDAGGVIQDWILPCGAAGAVIVAAGLVEAKQSVIENIAPVLTKLFTPLFTLMLLALVVAAVMQRDLLETSRDLLILFDVVLIVVLGLLLYSLSARDPEARPGWFERLQLVMVSSAIVVDLLVLTAMVARIGAFGFSANKVASLGLNVLLLVNLAWSAYLLTGILRGTVRPARLERWQTRYLPVYLGWALIVVIVFPPVFAFA